In Reichenbachiella agarivorans, one genomic interval encodes:
- a CDS encoding glycosyltransferase family 2 protein, with product MSREMKKIALVIPTCDRASILKENIEAILDEVKDNNIPIYISDDSQNDATLIAISDLRKLYKNIFYFKNDPSLGHDKNYIRTLKLAQEDYVWFLGDAVKIRKGYLSQVVSIIQNNYDFVSVNTLSRNLHLDSSIYQDGNLLLKNLGWHLTFSGSTIYSKNSLENIDMIDLKSCKNFPQISIIFRDFIKNNYKLFWFGERVVEVNSKKKSSYWSQDVMDVFLKDWSNVVLGLPEDYALTVKNEAIKSHTINSNLFSIGYLVFLRINGFLDYEKIKMYGELLKKYGQVNYNLTCLISRMPPNLLKVLRKLYLHFSS from the coding sequence ATGAGTAGAGAAATGAAAAAAATAGCTTTGGTAATTCCTACATGTGATAGAGCCTCAATTTTGAAAGAGAATATTGAAGCAATACTTGATGAGGTAAAAGATAATAATATACCAATATATATATCTGATGATAGTCAGAATGACGCTACTTTGATAGCAATTTCTGATTTGAGAAAACTGTATAAAAACATTTTCTATTTTAAGAATGATCCTTCGCTAGGTCATGATAAAAATTATATACGCACATTAAAACTGGCACAAGAGGATTATGTGTGGTTTTTAGGTGACGCTGTAAAAATACGGAAAGGATATCTAAGTCAGGTGGTATCCATTATTCAGAATAATTATGATTTTGTCTCAGTAAATACCTTATCAAGAAATTTACATTTAGACTCTTCAATTTACCAGGATGGCAATCTACTATTAAAGAATCTTGGATGGCATTTGACTTTTTCAGGATCTACCATATATTCTAAAAATTCTTTGGAAAACATTGATATGATTGATTTGAAATCGTGTAAAAATTTCCCTCAAATATCCATTATATTTAGAGATTTTATAAAGAATAATTACAAGTTGTTCTGGTTTGGGGAAAGAGTGGTAGAGGTTAACAGTAAAAAGAAATCTAGCTACTGGTCACAAGATGTTATGGATGTTTTTTTAAAAGACTGGAGTAATGTAGTTTTAGGATTACCTGAAGATTACGCATTGACGGTTAAGAATGAAGCAATAAAAAGTCATACTATAAATAGTAATCTCTTTTCTATAGGTTATTTGGTTTTTTTAAGGATTAATGGCTTTCTAGACTATGAGAAAATCAAAATGTATGGAGAATTATTAAAGAAATACGGTCAAGTTAATTATAACTTAACGTGCTTGATTTCAAGAATGCCTCCAAACCTATTGAAGGTGCTGAGAAAATTATATTTGCATTTTTCTAGTTGA